From the Chryseobacterium sp. G0201 genome, the window ATACAGACGGAGATGCAGAATTTGAAGAGATTTCTGCGTTGGGAGCAAGATCATTCTCTATTTTCAATGCAGATACAAAACAGATCGTTTATGACAGCGGTGACAGATTTGAAAGATATATTGCAGCTAATTATCCATTAATTTTTAATGCTGATAACGAAGCAAACGGTGCAAAAAACAGAAGCCGTGCAAAAGGCCCTGAACCGGAAGGTGTAGCGTTAGGAACAATCAACGGTCATACTTACGCATTCATTACTCTGGAAAGAACAGGTGGCGTAATGGTTTACAATATTACAGATCCTAATAATCCTACGTTTACAGATTATAAACATTCTCGTTCTACTTCGGCTTACGGAGGCGACAATGGCCCGGAAGGAATCACCTACATCGCTCCTCAAAATACAACAACAGGAAAAGGCTATGTGATTATTGCCAATGAGATCAGCGGAACTTTGTCGATGTATGAAGTCGCAAATTCTGCAACGTTAGGAACAGGAGAAATAAAAACTGAAAAATCTACCTTTAATATATTCCCGAACCCTGTAGCAAAAGGAAATACCTTATATTTCAACAGAGCTCAAGGCTACGAATTGTACGATATGTCCGGAAAATTAATCGGAAAAGAGAAAAATGCTTTAACAATTGATACTTCCAAACTTTCTACAGGAGTTTACTTGGTAAAAACTTCTGAAGGACAAGTAAAAAGAGTTATTGTAAAATAACATATATTATTTAGTTGATTGCAAAAGGCTTCGGAATTGTTTTCCGGAGCTTTTTTGTTGCTGGGAAATTGATTAGTTTTAGGTTTTGATATTTAAAATGAAAACAGATTTTGAGAGCTTAATCGAAAAAGCCCATAAAGCAAAGACTCAAACCAATTATTGGAATCAGATTATGTTACTCAGACAATTTGTGAATGAAGAAATGATTTTGAGATGTTTTCAATTAATTGATTCATAATAGTTGCAGAAATAAGATATTAATGAAGATTGGCTTGAAGATCTTAAAAAACTGTATAGAAGTATTACAGTAAATACTAATTTTAAATAATTGATTATGTATAATTTAGTGTAAATAAAAAAGACAGGCCTAAAAAACCTGTCTTTAAAAATATCTCAATTTTATTTTTTACTCTACGTTAATTACTTTCTGAATTTCCGGAGCATGTTGTTTAATGGTAGTTTCGACACCTAATTTAAGGGTAGAAAAGTTTAGAGAACATCCGGAACAATTTCCTAAAAGTTTTACATAAACCGAGCTATCTTTCACATCAATAAGCTCAATATCTCCGCCATCTTTATTCAAAAACGGACGAATACTATCTAAAGCCTCCATTACTCTTGTTACAGTATCTTCGTGTGTTATATTTGTTTCCATATTTTTTTCTTCAGTTCAATTCGGTTTTTCAAAGGTATTGAAAATAATTATTTTTTTGCTTTTGGCGAGCATCCTGCCATTGTTGTGATCTTTACCGCTTCTGTTGGAGGAAGATGTTTATTTCTTTCTACCAAGCTTTCAATCATTTTACGGGCAGTTTCTGTATAGATCTCTGCAATTTTAGAGTTTTCCTGTAAAGCTGCCGGTCTTCCGACATCTCCCGCTTCTCTGATGCTTTGAATCAAAGGAATCTCGCCTAATACAGGAATTCCTAGATCATCAGCCAAATATTGTGCACCCTGGTTTCCAAAGATATAATATTTATTGTCAGGCAATTCTTCCGGCGTAAAATACGCCATATTTTCGACTAATCCAAGAACCGGAATATTAATACTTTCCATATTAAACATCGCAATTCCTTTTCTAACGTCAGCCAAAGCCACGTGCTGAGGTGTACTTACAATCACCGCACCCGTTACAGGAACCTCCTGAATGATTGATAAGTGAATATCACCCGTTCCCGGAGGAAGATCAATCAATAAAAAGTCTAATTCTCCCCAAGCTGCATCTCTGATCATTTGGTTTAATGCTTTTGAAGCCATTGGGCCTCTCCATACTACCGCCTGATTTGCTCCTGAGAAATATCCTATTGAAAGCATTTTCACACCATAATTTTCGATAGGTTTCATTAAGCTTTTCCCGTTTACATCTACAGAAACCGGCTTTTGACCTTCTGTATCAAACATTGTAGGAACAGATGGACCGTAAATGTCTGCATCCAATAAACCTACTTTAAAACCCATTTTTGCCAACGTAACTGCAAGGTTTGCAGCAACTGTAGACTTACCAACACCTCCTTTTCCGGAAGCAATGGCAATAATATTTTGAATTCCAGGAATTTGTTTTCCTTTGATCTGACTTTGCTGAATTTCGCTAGGCTCCGGAGAAACTATTTTAAGTTTTAAATTAATCTCTTCTCCAAATTCACTTGCAAAAGCTTGCTTCATTGCTGCTTCAAGCTTCTTTTTTTCGTGCATCGCAGGAGAATGAGCCGTCATGTCGATATAGACATCATTACCCATTACCTGAAAATTAGTCACTAAGTCATCTACTTCTATCTCTTTAAGGAAATCCTGAACCTTTTCTTTCGTCAACATAATATATTGCTATAAATTATTCACAAATTTACGGAAATTTTAGCTATTTAGAATAAGTAAACGCAATGATAGATATTTTCTTTTGTGCAATCAAATTTTGTGGTAATTTAGGGCGATTTTAATTTTTACATGATGAAAAAAATATTAATTGTTCTTTCAGTAATTATTGCTCATAATCTATTTTCGCAAAATTATTCGCAATATGTAAATCCTTTTATTGGAACCGGCGGTCACGGACACACATTTCCGGGTGCTATTGTTCCATTCGGAATGGTACAGCTTTCACCCGATACAAGAGTGGACGGAAGTTGGGACGGTTGCAGTGGATATCATTATTCAGACTCTGTGATCTATGGTTTTTCTCACACGCATCTTAATGGAACCGGTGTTTCTGATTACGGAGACATTATGC encodes:
- a CDS encoding Mrp/NBP35 family ATP-binding protein translates to MLTKEKVQDFLKEIEVDDLVTNFQVMGNDVYIDMTAHSPAMHEKKKLEAAMKQAFASEFGEEINLKLKIVSPEPSEIQQSQIKGKQIPGIQNIIAIASGKGGVGKSTVAANLAVTLAKMGFKVGLLDADIYGPSVPTMFDTEGQKPVSVDVNGKSLMKPIENYGVKMLSIGYFSGANQAVVWRGPMASKALNQMIRDAAWGELDFLLIDLPPGTGDIHLSIIQEVPVTGAVIVSTPQHVALADVRKGIAMFNMESINIPVLGLVENMAYFTPEELPDNKYYIFGNQGAQYLADDLGIPVLGEIPLIQSIREAGDVGRPAALQENSKIAEIYTETARKMIESLVERNKHLPPTEAVKITTMAGCSPKAKK
- a CDS encoding NifU family protein → METNITHEDTVTRVMEALDSIRPFLNKDGGDIELIDVKDSSVYVKLLGNCSGCSLNFSTLKLGVETTIKQHAPEIQKVINVE